A single Patescibacteria group bacterium DNA region contains:
- a CDS encoding PQQ-binding-like beta-propeller repeat protein, with product MKKEKVGWVVLVVVTVVGLACFSCASLVVFQLTGERKVETVYTSVPEETAVRVVGGTLTPTVEVTGIPEFLWDDPMAQEPWVDGEAAYLVDAEGVVGALHLPSRTRIWAWEYFERAERIFAQNRDKLFVLRSDNRVYALDKKTGETAWKLRFSSDDVLEDFELDNERLYLTVTSKNRGLMGGYDHFLRAYDIGSGEELWLDVLRSPTSYLVSDSYVFATDPEGEASVLDAERGGVQATVPGEARWYCLGVTNGVAFFVPASKGIGGFDYQVGEVLWTREQSYVRTEAIPQEGKVLIRDGHGTYGLLEARTGKLLWDTDEQRNVEYVGFLEDLVFLVKSDIGETGAVDLESGQVRWVNDEMLIDWPIATTQHGLLLARQRPGYLYLVDPKTGKFVWRFAHDLEDNQTYISDALLIEDEVLVAAGSYLYLLDLETGATKWKMKLGRFWELRSLHRSPDLIVMTADDYMAVLHYTPE from the coding sequence GTGAAGAAGGAAAAAGTTGGTTGGGTTGTTTTGGTTGTGGTCACTGTGGTTGGTTTGGCGTGTTTTAGTTGCGCTTCTTTAGTAGTGTTCCAATTAACAGGGGAGCGCAAAGTTGAAACAGTTTACACTAGCGTACCGGAAGAGACAGCTGTTCGCGTGGTTGGTGGTACTCTTACACCCACTGTGGAAGTTACAGGTATCCCCGAGTTTTTGTGGGATGATCCTATGGCGCAGGAACCGTGGGTTGATGGGGAAGCTGCTTACCTGGTTGATGCTGAGGGTGTTGTTGGTGCCCTACACTTGCCTAGCCGAACACGGATTTGGGCTTGGGAGTACTTTGAGAGAGCAGAAAGAATCTTTGCTCAGAATAGGGATAAGCTTTTTGTTCTAAGATCAGATAACCGAGTGTATGCTTTGGACAAAAAGACAGGGGAAACAGCTTGGAAGCTTCGTTTTTCCTCGGATGACGTGCTAGAGGATTTTGAATTGGATAACGAGAGGTTATACCTCACAGTTACTAGTAAGAACAGAGGGCTCATGGGTGGTTATGATCATTTCCTGAGAGCCTATGATATTGGTAGTGGAGAGGAACTGTGGCTTGATGTTTTAAGAAGTCCCACATCTTACCTAGTTTCTGATAGTTATGTGTTTGCTACCGATCCTGAAGGAGAAGCTTCTGTTTTGGATGCAGAAAGAGGTGGGGTTCAAGCAACAGTTCCGGGGGAGGCTAGGTGGTACTGTTTGGGGGTTACTAATGGAGTTGCTTTTTTTGTTCCAGCTTCTAAGGGAATTGGGGGGTTTGACTACCAAGTAGGCGAGGTTCTTTGGACGCGGGAGCAGTCATATGTGAGAACAGAGGCAATTCCTCAAGAGGGTAAGGTTTTAATCAGAGATGGACACGGTACCTACGGATTGCTAGAAGCTAGGACTGGCAAGCTTCTCTGGGATACAGATGAGCAAAGAAATGTAGAGTATGTTGGTTTTTTGGAAGACCTTGTCTTTTTGGTGAAGTCGGATATTGGTGAGACTGGAGCAGTGGATTTGGAAAGCGGGCAAGTGCGGTGGGTCAACGATGAAATGTTAATTGATTGGCCAATTGCTACTACCCAGCACGGCTTGCTTCTTGCTCGTCAGAGACCGGGTTATCTCTACCTTGTAGATCCGAAAACAGGAAAGTTTGTGTGGCGGTTTGCACACGATCTTGAGGATAATCAGACGTATATTTCGGATGCGCTTCTTATTGAGGACGAGGTCTTGGTTGCGGCAGGCAGTTACCTTTACCTCTTGGACTTGGAAACTGGCGCAACAAAGTGGAAGATGAAGCTGGGGAGATTTTGGGAACTGCGAAGTTTGCATAGGTCTCCCGACTTGATTGTAATGACAGCTGACGATTACATGGCTGTTCTTCACTATACTCCAGAGTAA
- a CDS encoding transposase encodes MVTKPRQFSVDLPYHIYNRGVEKRNIFTCPRDYQRFLQTVDYYRYEQNISFAQFNGLSQKARELYLSANPRDAKAQRVRFLSYSLIKNHFHFSLKPNKKKGVQTFMADLCNSYTHYFNNKYDRVGGLFQGRYKSKEIPNEQAVLQVTRYIHLNAPLSNQINKNGTLKPEDYPYSSYRYWIDPYLLETSNFILDPKEVKWGLKLLGGSEKYKEFVEAKLGGNPKLGIENLTLE; translated from the coding sequence ATGGTCACAAAGCCCCGCCAATTTAGCGTTGATCTTCCATATCACATTTACAATCGTGGTGTGGAGAAACGAAATATTTTTACATGCCCCCGTGACTACCAAAGATTCCTACAAACGGTTGATTACTATCGATACGAACAAAACATTTCATTTGCTCAATTCAACGGGCTATCCCAAAAAGCGAGAGAGCTTTATCTTTCGGCAAATCCACGAGACGCCAAAGCACAGCGCGTCCGATTCCTTTCTTATTCGCTGATTAAAAATCACTTCCACTTCTCGTTAAAACCAAACAAGAAAAAAGGAGTCCAAACTTTTATGGCTGATTTATGCAATAGTTATACACATTACTTCAATAATAAATACGACCGGGTAGGTGGTCTATTTCAAGGACGCTACAAATCTAAGGAAATTCCAAACGAACAGGCTGTATTACAGGTAACAAGATATATTCACTTAAACGCACCTTTATCCAACCAGATCAACAAAAATGGAACCCTAAAACCGGAGGACTACCCCTATTCTTCCTACCGCTATTGGATCGATCCTTATCTTCTAGAAACCAGTAATTTCATTTTGGATCCCAAAGAAGTCAAATGGGGACTAAAGCTTCTTGGCGGTTCAGAAAAATACAAAGAATTCGTGGAAGCTAAATTAGGAGGTAACCCCAAACTAGGCATCGAAAACCTCACCCTAGAGTAA
- a CDS encoding DUF5667 domain-containing protein, with amino-acid sequence MNRRVATFFLFLFLSLASLAVFPLCVYAEEEKDTSSFSEVKIEFSLSEKPLVRVIPGSPLGLLRLAWERTRIFFESSSREKALLAIQFAGKRLGEAIQVATRRENVERIEKIYQERAKLLEESYKHAGDDPEVRKELLQQLVLGENVLESSKENYSSPQALEKLQDLSKRQRNWVQSLEYGLSAESEGFFDLEKIATLESSLSAEVLGQQDLEESFIFRVVKFLFGTRNKLVSPLQTPKRID; translated from the coding sequence ATGAATAGGCGTGTTGCTACCTTTTTTCTTTTCCTTTTCTTGAGTCTTGCTAGTTTAGCAGTGTTTCCTCTTTGCGTTTATGCAGAGGAAGAAAAGGATACTAGTAGTTTTTCTGAAGTAAAAATTGAATTTTCTTTGTCTGAAAAGCCCTTGGTTAGGGTTATTCCCGGCTCCCCGCTGGGTTTGTTGAGATTAGCATGGGAAAGGACTCGAATTTTTTTCGAAAGTAGCTCGCGGGAAAAAGCTTTGTTAGCAATACAGTTTGCAGGGAAACGGTTGGGGGAAGCAATACAAGTAGCTACGAGAAGGGAAAATGTGGAGAGAATAGAGAAAATTTACCAAGAGCGAGCCAAGCTTTTGGAGGAGTCGTATAAACATGCCGGGGACGATCCTGAGGTTAGAAAAGAATTGCTTCAGCAGTTGGTACTGGGGGAAAATGTTTTGGAAAGTTCCAAAGAGAATTATTCTAGCCCGCAGGCTTTGGAAAAGCTGCAAGATTTGTCAAAGAGGCAAAGAAATTGGGTTCAAAGTTTGGAATATGGCTTAAGCGCAGAGTCGGAGGGATTTTTTGATCTGGAAAAAATAGCTACTCTTGAAAGCTCTTTGTCGGCAGAAGTTTTGGGGCAGCAAGATTTAGAGGAAAGCTTTATTTTTCGCGTTGTTAAATTTTTATTTGGTACTAGAAACAAGCTTGTTTCCCCTCTTCAAACTCCTAAAAGAATAGACTAG
- a CDS encoding CAP domain-containing protein → MPRVYPPSFVKKQVLPDSDGTHRAGLIQRPALIAYFSFFALLFLTLVGLDAQFPGVLGYATDISSREVIELTNQERAKLGLSPLESNAVLKQAAEAKARDMFLKDYWAHNSPDGLEPWDFIDQAGYVYLSAGENLAKDFDHSASVVRAWMNSPTHRDNIANSQFEEIGVAVVNGELNGFKTTLVVQMFGTPQPSYLASVGGEESGEAAQVSVAGEELDTSQAEPQETEIELAPQESHQPSITGQAFAGTPMAQRFEDFNWRDFALTGGFVCAAFLAILFLLDAVVVSKRRDLRLTLRTLAHLAFLGFLLFGIWYSQVGTVL, encoded by the coding sequence ATGCCGAGAGTATACCCGCCCAGTTTTGTTAAGAAACAAGTCCTGCCCGATTCTGACGGTACCCATCGCGCTGGTCTTATCCAAAGACCGGCTCTTATTGCTTATTTTTCCTTCTTTGCGTTGCTTTTTCTTACTTTAGTTGGATTGGATGCTCAATTTCCTGGAGTTTTGGGTTATGCTACTGATATTTCTTCTAGGGAAGTAATTGAGCTTACTAATCAGGAGAGGGCAAAGCTGGGCCTTTCGCCGCTAGAATCAAATGCTGTTTTAAAACAAGCTGCAGAGGCTAAGGCCCGGGATATGTTTTTAAAAGATTATTGGGCGCACAACTCTCCTGATGGCTTAGAGCCGTGGGATTTTATTGATCAGGCTGGTTATGTATACCTTTCAGCTGGAGAGAATTTGGCAAAAGATTTTGACCACTCTGCTTCTGTGGTTAGAGCTTGGATGAATTCTCCTACTCACCGCGACAATATTGCAAACTCACAGTTTGAAGAGATAGGTGTGGCTGTGGTAAATGGTGAATTAAATGGTTTTAAGACTACCTTGGTAGTTCAGATGTTTGGTACGCCCCAGCCTTCGTATTTGGCTAGTGTGGGTGGGGAAGAGAGTGGGGAGGCAGCACAGGTTTCAGTTGCTGGAGAAGAGTTAGATACAAGTCAAGCAGAGCCACAAGAAACGGAGATTGAGCTTGCTCCTCAGGAGAGCCACCAGCCTTCAATAACTGGTCAAGCTTTTGCTGGTACCCCAATGGCTCAGAGATTTGAGGATTTTAATTGGCGAGATTTTGCTCTTACTGGTGGGTTTGTTTGTGCTGCTTTTCTTGCAATACTATTTCTCTTAGATGCTGTAGTAGTTTCTAAGCGGAGAGATCTTCGTCTTACTTTGAGAACATTGGCGCACCTTGCTTTTCTTGGATTTTTGCTTTTTGGTATTTGGTATTCGCAAGTAGGTACTGTACTATAG
- a CDS encoding M50 family metallopeptidase: MRTLIWYLVSVGLLGIVLAIHEAGHFAVHKLVGMPVRGLWVGLPLGDLRLTFRIKSLPVHITPLLFGAGIDVREKIWWKKPYWKRVLILLYGPAFNFIAVFLLCVLFPHLGGLKLGAAAVWAGLTAPWQMVSMFRSGDIAFSDVSGPVGVVEQGVRCLQTDPLLGAFLWFVLLSVSLGGVNLLPLPALDGGQVVVSVLEKWGLPVRWAKALTKMFFVFLLAVLVLLTVKDFVQLVT, encoded by the coding sequence ATGCGCACTTTAATTTGGTATTTGGTTTCCGTTGGTCTGTTGGGAATTGTTTTGGCAATTCACGAGGCAGGTCACTTTGCTGTTCATAAATTGGTGGGTATGCCCGTGCGGGGTCTATGGGTTGGGCTACCTTTGGGAGATTTGCGGTTGACTTTCCGGATCAAATCTCTTCCAGTGCACATTACTCCGCTGTTGTTCGGTGCGGGAATAGATGTTCGGGAGAAGATTTGGTGGAAGAAGCCTTATTGGAAACGGGTGCTAATTCTTTTGTACGGACCTGCCTTTAATTTTATTGCTGTGTTTTTGCTTTGCGTGTTGTTTCCGCATCTTGGCGGTTTGAAATTGGGCGCAGCAGCAGTATGGGCAGGGTTAACTGCACCGTGGCAAATGGTTTCTATGTTTCGTTCTGGAGATATTGCGTTCTCGGACGTTTCCGGACCGGTAGGAGTAGTTGAACAAGGTGTACGTTGTTTGCAGACCGATCCTTTACTTGGCGCCTTTCTTTGGTTTGTCCTCCTCTCGGTCTCTTTGGGTGGGGTTAATTTGCTCCCTTTACCTGCCTTGGATGGGGGGCAGGTGGTAGTATCGGTATTGGAAAAGTGGGGACTGCCTGTGAGGTGGGCAAAGGCTTTGACCAAAATGTTCTTTGTTTTCCTCTTGGCGGTTTTAGTCTTGCTCACAGTTAAAGACTTTGTGCAGTTAGTTACTTAG
- the glmS gene encoding glutamine--fructose-6-phosphate transaminase (isomerizing), whose product MCGIIAYNGKNQALPILMAGLKRLEYRGYDSAGVGVVSEEGISVVKREGEVSLLEKELKTSDTQGSLGIAHTRWATHGEPNHGNAHPHLGCEGKIAIVHNGIVENYKALRKMLIDKGHEFRSKTDSEVLVHLIENFLYREKSRPSGYPRENPRGLRMQSPGVGELGREKLEQAVRSTLKCVEGTFGLAVIFAESNKIIAARRGSPLVVGIGDGEMFVASDASALMEHTKKVVYLDENELAVVTKDSYRVSDLEGNCVGKEVKEIRWSLEQIEKGGYKYFMQKEIFEQPEVVRNNLRGRLKSREIKLSVDVDTSRLRKIVITACGTSWHAALIGKYLLEDLCRVPVEVDYASELRYREPIISKDSLLIAISQSGETADTLAALRGAKRRGAQTLGIVNVVGSTIAREVDSGIYLHAGPEIGVASTKAFTTELSSLILLALYLRNNYMGTPPQEKPPELGLQKPRRLGNAAASIRKSPGFKKLCKELSSIPLKMETVLEYTKPVMEVAERFEDAHDFLYLARGINFPIALEGALKLKELSYAHAEGYPAGEMKHGPIALIEEGTPVVFIATTSKTLDKTISNMEEVRARGGELIAVVDEESEGEVGDLAQHKFIVPKTPEVLSPLLTVIPLQLLSYYIADLRGLNVDKPRNLAKSVTVE is encoded by the coding sequence ATGTGCGGAATTATTGCCTATAACGGAAAAAACCAAGCCTTACCCATTTTGATGGCAGGATTAAAAAGGCTTGAATACCGTGGTTACGATAGTGCGGGTGTTGGTGTGGTTAGTGAAGAGGGGATAAGCGTAGTAAAAAGGGAAGGAGAGGTTTCTCTTTTAGAAAAAGAATTGAAAACTTCCGATACTCAGGGTTCGTTGGGTATTGCCCACACCCGGTGGGCAACACACGGTGAACCAAACCACGGGAATGCACACCCGCATCTTGGTTGTGAGGGAAAGATTGCTATTGTGCACAACGGGATTGTTGAGAATTATAAAGCACTGAGAAAAATGCTTATTGATAAAGGTCACGAGTTTAGGTCTAAAACAGATAGCGAAGTATTGGTTCATTTGATTGAGAATTTTTTATATAGAGAAAAGTCCCGTCCTTCCGGGTACCCAAGGGAAAATCCGCGGGGTTTGCGGATGCAATCCCCGGGGGTTGGGGAATTGGGCAGGGAGAAGTTAGAGCAGGCAGTACGTTCTACTCTAAAATGCGTGGAGGGAACATTTGGTTTAGCTGTTATCTTTGCAGAGAGCAATAAAATAATTGCTGCTCGGCGTGGCTCACCGCTGGTGGTTGGCATTGGTGATGGAGAAATGTTTGTGGCCTCTGATGCTTCTGCACTTATGGAGCATACCAAGAAAGTTGTTTATCTAGACGAAAACGAACTGGCAGTGGTTACAAAAGACAGTTATCGAGTTAGTGACCTTGAAGGTAATTGTGTTGGAAAAGAGGTTAAGGAGATTCGGTGGTCTTTGGAGCAAATTGAGAAGGGCGGTTACAAGTATTTTATGCAGAAAGAGATTTTTGAGCAGCCAGAGGTGGTACGAAATAATCTTCGCGGGCGGTTGAAGAGCCGCGAGATTAAGCTAAGTGTTGATGTTGACACTTCTAGGCTAAGGAAAATTGTTATTACTGCTTGCGGTACAAGCTGGCATGCGGCTTTAATTGGAAAATATTTGTTGGAGGATCTTTGCAGGGTTCCAGTAGAAGTAGATTACGCTTCTGAACTTCGTTATCGCGAACCAATTATTTCTAAGGATTCTCTTTTAATTGCGATTTCCCAATCGGGGGAAACTGCAGATACACTGGCAGCACTTCGTGGGGCAAAAAGGAGGGGCGCGCAGACTTTAGGTATTGTAAACGTTGTTGGCTCTACCATTGCTAGGGAAGTGGATTCGGGTATTTATCTGCACGCCGGACCGGAAATTGGGGTGGCCAGCACCAAAGCTTTTACTACTGAGCTTTCCAGTCTGATTCTCCTTGCGTTGTATTTGAGGAATAATTACATGGGCACACCGCCGCAGGAAAAACCTCCGGAATTGGGTCTGCAGAAACCCCGGAGGTTGGGGAATGCGGCGGCCAGTATTAGGAAGTCGCCAGGTTTTAAGAAACTGTGCAAAGAGCTCTCCTCCATCCCCTTAAAAATGGAGACTGTATTGGAATACACCAAACCAGTCATGGAAGTAGCTGAACGGTTCGAGGATGCTCATGATTTCCTTTACCTCGCACGCGGTATTAATTTTCCAATTGCCTTAGAAGGTGCGCTTAAACTTAAGGAACTTTCTTATGCTCATGCTGAGGGTTATCCAGCGGGTGAGATGAAACACGGTCCCATTGCTTTGATTGAGGAGGGAACACCGGTTGTTTTTATTGCTACTACTTCAAAAACATTAGACAAAACAATTAGCAACATGGAAGAGGTTCGCGCGCGTGGAGGAGAATTAATTGCTGTAGTGGATGAGGAGTCGGAGGGAGAAGTGGGTGACCTTGCTCAACATAAATTTATAGTTCCTAAAACTCCAGAGGTCCTTTCCCCACTCCTGACCGTAATTCCCCTGCAACTTCTCTCCTATTATATTGCGGATCTAAGAGGGTTAAATGTAGATAAACCCCGCAACCTTGCTAAATCAGTGACCGTAGAGTAA
- a CDS encoding transposase: MATKPRAFDTNQYFHIYNCGVEKRNIFEEESDFQRFLDAINFYLYKQRTCFAQYKSLEPKAKQVYEQINPRSIERLRVKLIAYCLMPNHYHFVLKPAKKDGITRFISDISNSHSRFFNTKYDRLGSLFQGTYKAKELPDEQSILNVTRYVHLNPSVSKKANPEVYLNPEDYLYSSYPVWISPTFQDTSGPDLAYSEIINFRNQVQGPKGYEQFVEAQLNKNPKLGIERLVIE, encoded by the coding sequence GTGGCTACAAAACCAAGAGCCTTTGACACCAACCAATACTTCCACATTTATAACTGTGGGGTGGAGAAACGCAATATTTTTGAAGAAGAAAGTGATTTCCAGCGCTTCTTGGACGCCATCAACTTTTATCTTTACAAGCAGAGAACTTGTTTTGCACAATATAAAAGCCTCGAACCCAAAGCAAAACAGGTCTACGAACAAATCAACCCAAGAAGTATTGAACGCCTCAGAGTTAAACTAATAGCCTACTGTCTAATGCCTAACCACTACCACTTTGTTCTTAAACCCGCCAAAAAAGACGGGATCACCCGGTTTATTTCAGATATTTCTAACAGTCATTCCCGATTCTTCAACACAAAATATGACAGATTAGGAAGTCTTTTTCAGGGAACTTACAAAGCCAAGGAGCTACCTGACGAACAGAGTATACTCAACGTAACTAGATATGTTCACCTCAACCCTTCCGTATCAAAAAAAGCCAACCCGGAGGTTTATCTTAACCCAGAAGATTATTTGTATTCCTCCTACCCTGTTTGGATCTCTCCAACATTTCAAGACACTTCTGGACCAGACTTAGCCTATTCTGAAATTATAAATTTCAGGAACCAGGTCCAAGGACCCAAAGGGTATGAACAATTTGTCGAAGCCCAGCTAAACAAAAACCCGAAACTAGGAATTGAACGCTTAGTTATAGAATAG
- a CDS encoding polyprenol monophosphomannose synthase, translating into MSTTIIIPTYNEADNIGPLIDSLEKILTNFIAEQEELESFNILVVDSNSPDGTGDVVREKIKEFDNLRIISGPKQGLGADTIRGIRYALEKLEADVVVTMDADFSHNPEDVPRLVSKVLNGADYVIGSRYVEGGSIPSNWGLHRKFLSFFGNLLARILGVWEVHDQTPAFRAMRREVLEKIDFEGLPDGYAFQIGLVCRAHGVGAKFAEVPIHFTDRERGQSKMPVSTILDTLGFLVNYRLTKIFGEG; encoded by the coding sequence ATGAGTACTACTATTATTATTCCTACCTATAATGAAGCAGATAACATCGGCCCTCTTATTGATTCTTTGGAGAAAATTCTTACTAATTTTATTGCTGAGCAGGAAGAACTAGAAAGTTTTAATATATTGGTTGTGGATAGTAACTCTCCTGATGGCACAGGTGACGTGGTTAGGGAAAAAATTAAAGAGTTTGATAATTTGCGTATAATTTCTGGTCCCAAACAAGGTTTGGGAGCAGATACAATTCGAGGAATTCGTTATGCCCTTGAGAAATTGGAGGCAGATGTGGTGGTTACTATGGATGCGGATTTTTCTCATAATCCAGAAGATGTTCCTCGGCTTGTTTCTAAAGTTTTAAACGGTGCAGATTATGTTATTGGTTCTAGGTATGTGGAAGGTGGTTCTATTCCCTCAAACTGGGGATTGCATAGGAAATTTTTGAGTTTTTTTGGAAACTTGCTGGCGCGGATTCTTGGTGTTTGGGAAGTGCATGATCAGACTCCAGCTTTTCGTGCTATGCGGCGCGAGGTTTTAGAAAAAATTGATTTTGAAGGATTACCAGACGGTTATGCTTTTCAGATTGGGCTTGTTTGTCGGGCTCATGGTGTGGGCGCGAAATTTGCTGAAGTACCTATCCATTTTACGGATCGGGAACGCGGTCAGTCAAAAATGCCCGTGTCTACGATTTTGGATACCTTGGGGTTTTTGGTAAACTATAGATTAACGAAGATCTTTGGTGAAGGTTAA
- a CDS encoding dolichyl-phosphate beta-glucosyltransferase gives MYLSIVIPTYNEEENIRKSLAKVFDYLEEKDFDGEVIVVDDGSDDDTVSEVQEFFGDRENLKLLEKPHRGKGFAVRDGMLVAEGDYVLFSDADLATPIEDADRLLMWLRDHEFSVAIASRQGFGAKRVDEPWYRHFVGRVFNFVIKLIAIPGIEDTQCGFKMFTKEAADRIFSALTVYGGTDKEISQPFFGAFDVEVLYLARKFGYKIKEMPVTWKHVETTRFNFLYNAWRMFWDVLRVRINDLRGLYNS, from the coding sequence ATGTATTTATCTATTGTTATTCCTACTTACAACGAGGAAGAAAATATCCGTAAATCCTTGGCTAAGGTTTTTGATTATTTGGAAGAGAAGGATTTTGATGGTGAGGTAATAGTTGTTGATGATGGGTCGGATGATGATACTGTTTCTGAAGTGCAAGAGTTTTTTGGAGATCGAGAAAATTTAAAGCTTTTAGAAAAACCACACCGAGGCAAAGGTTTTGCAGTTCGCGACGGTATGTTGGTAGCAGAAGGTGATTATGTTCTTTTTTCTGATGCAGATTTGGCTACACCTATTGAAGATGCGGATAGGTTGCTAATGTGGCTCAGGGATCACGAGTTCTCTGTGGCAATAGCTTCTCGCCAGGGTTTTGGCGCCAAAAGGGTAGATGAGCCTTGGTACCGGCATTTTGTTGGGCGTGTTTTTAATTTTGTGATTAAACTTATTGCTATTCCTGGTATTGAAGATACTCAGTGTGGTTTTAAGATGTTTACTAAGGAAGCAGCAGATAGGATTTTTTCAGCACTTACGGTTTACGGGGGTACAGATAAAGAAATTTCTCAACCCTTCTTCGGTGCTTTTGATGTGGAGGTACTTTACTTGGCGCGGAAATTTGGGTATAAAATTAAAGAGATGCCGGTGACCTGGAAACATGTGGAAACTACGCGGTTTAATTTTCTTTACAACGCTTGGCGCATGTTTTGGGACGTTTTACGAGTTCGAATCAATGATTTGCGGGGATTGTACAATTCTTAA
- a CDS encoding VanZ family protein yields MKFKRTLKNWGPVLFWALLIFIGSSLPAPEISKVGWVSFAVTSFVHFVEFSILSFLIFRALYFAERGPEEILEQVKRTVKTLRFGLKPFFFRLFWELFVPKKLLAAILITVIYAAADELHQCFVPTRVCSFWDFFFDSFGAVVGAVLAKLILSF; encoded by the coding sequence ATGAAATTTAAAAGGACTTTGAAAAACTGGGGACCAGTTCTTTTTTGGGCTCTGCTTATTTTTATTGGTTCTTCTCTGCCCGCTCCTGAGATTTCAAAGGTTGGTTGGGTATCTTTTGCTGTTACTTCTTTTGTTCATTTTGTTGAGTTTTCCATCCTTTCTTTTTTAATTTTCCGTGCTTTGTATTTTGCGGAACGTGGTCCTGAAGAAATTTTGGAACAAGTAAAAAGAACAGTAAAAACTCTTCGCTTTGGGTTAAAGCCATTTTTTTTCCGTTTATTTTGGGAACTTTTTGTGCCCAAGAAGTTGTTAGCGGCTATTTTGATTACTGTTATTTACGCAGCTGCAGATGAGTTACATCAATGCTTTGTCCCCACCCGTGTTTGTAGTTTTTGGGATTTCTTCTTTGACAGCTTTGGTGCTGTTGTGGGTGCTGTTCTTGCTAAGTTGATTCTATCTTTTTAA
- a CDS encoding aminotransferase class IV — MPVFYLNGDFVPEEQAKVGVLDLGLLRGYGVFEFLRAYSGKFFLLDKHLERFWNSARTVDLEPPLTKKKAKEILNKLLEKNEFGDAAVRMVLTGGTSPDGFTRPENGPNFFIIAQKLHRLPSDFYRQGVKLVTLEHERIYPRSKTLCYTKAFANHSRKDCSGAYEILYIKNGEIYEVSTGNFFLFKGDKLITAREGVLLGLTREVVLELARDSFEIEIRNLRVAELDDADEAFITSTNKEVLPVVQIDKTIIGTGAPGPKTQQVIKMFKHFISLRVTYNV, encoded by the coding sequence ATGCCCGTGTTTTATCTCAATGGAGATTTTGTTCCAGAAGAGCAAGCGAAAGTAGGGGTTTTGGATTTGGGGTTACTTCGGGGTTACGGTGTTTTTGAATTCTTACGAGCTTATTCTGGTAAGTTCTTCCTCTTGGATAAGCATTTGGAAAGGTTTTGGAACTCTGCCCGGACTGTAGATCTTGAGCCACCACTGACAAAGAAAAAGGCAAAAGAAATTTTGAACAAACTCTTGGAGAAAAATGAATTTGGAGACGCGGCAGTACGTATGGTTCTTACTGGTGGTACTTCCCCAGACGGTTTTACAAGACCGGAAAATGGCCCCAATTTTTTTATTATTGCCCAAAAATTGCACCGACTTCCTTCAGATTTTTATCGACAGGGCGTGAAACTGGTAACACTCGAACACGAGAGAATATATCCTCGGTCCAAAACCTTGTGTTATACCAAAGCTTTTGCAAATCACTCCCGCAAAGATTGCTCTGGTGCTTATGAAATTCTTTATATAAAAAACGGCGAGATCTACGAAGTCTCCACCGGCAATTTTTTCTTATTTAAAGGAGATAAACTAATTACGGCTCGAGAAGGTGTGCTGTTAGGTTTAACACGGGAGGTGGTTTTAGAATTGGCAAGAGATAGCTTTGAGATTGAGATACGTAACCTGCGGGTAGCGGAGTTAGATGATGCGGATGAAGCGTTTATTACATCTACTAATAAGGAGGTGCTTCCGGTTGTTCAAATTGATAAAACAATTATTGGAACCGGCGCTCCCGGCCCAAAAACCCAGCAGGTTATAAAAATGTTTAAGCATTTCATTTCTTTACGTGTAACGTATAACGTTTAA